From Polynucleobacter paludilacus:
GTTTGTTGGGCCCAAACGGCGCGGGTAAAACAACCCTGATTTCAATCTTGGCTGGCTTGGTTAAAGCCGATCATGGTCATGCAGCCATTATGGGTGCCGATGTGCAAAAAGATTTTCGTCAAGCGCGCCGTATGCTCGGAGTCGTTCCCCAAGAATTAGTTTTTGATCCCTTCTTTACCGTTAGAGAAACTTTGCAGTTCCAGTCTGGATATTTTGGGATTCGTAATAATGGCGCATGGATAGATGAGATCATGGCCAATTTGGATCTCACTGGTAAAGCTGATAGTAATATGCGGTCTTTATCAGGCGGTATGAAGCGTCGCGTCTTAGTTGCACAGGCTCTAGTGCACAGACCTCCCGTGATTATTTTGGATGAACCAACCGCAGGTGTTGACGTGGAATTGCGTCAATCACTTTGGCAATTTATTAGTCGCTTAAATCAAGATGGACATACCATTGTGTTGACCACTCACTATCTTGAAGAGGCAGAGGCACTTTGCCAGCGCATCGCCATGCTCAAGCAAGGCAATATTGTCGCCTTAGATACGACATCGAATTTATTGAGTCGGTATGGATCAGTGAAAAAAGATGGTGAAGGCAAAACCGATTTAGAAGAAGTGTTTATGAACATCATGTCAGGAAATGCTTCATGAGTAGCGTGATGGAGAAAAACACTTTGAAGTATGGGAGCGGCTTCCCAACTCTCTTGCGTAAAGAGATTAAACGCTTTTATAAGGTTGCCTTTCAGACGGTAGCCGCCCCCGTTTTAACCGCTATTCTCTACTTGATGATTTTTGGTCATGTCTTGGAGGGGAAAGAGGTCTACGGCCACATTAGTTACACCGCTTTTTTAATCCCGGGCTTAGTCATGATGAGCCTCTTGCAAAATGCCTTTGCAAATACCTCCTCCTCTTTGATTCAATCTAAGCTTACTGGCAATCTGGTGTTTATCCTGCTTACCCCACTGAGTCATTTTGAGTTCTTTTCAGCATATGTATTGGCTGCGGTTTTTCGTGGAGTCGTAGTAGGCTTTGGCGTATTTTTGATTACCGCCTGGTATGGCTTACCTGCGCTGGAATATCCCCTCTGGATTATGATTTTTGCCTTTCTGGGCGCTGCAGTACTGGGAAGTCTTGGACTCATTGCTGGAATTTGGGCTGATAAATTTGACCAGCTTGCAGCTTTTCAGAACTTCTTCATCATGCCTGCGACGATGCTATCTGGAGTCTTCTATTCAATTCACTCGCTCCCCCCAATTTGGCAGGCTATCTCACGCTTTAATCCATTCTTCTACATGATTGATGGATTTCGTTATGGATTCTTCGGGGTATCAGATGTGTCTCCCTGGACCAGTTTGACTATCATTGGCAGCTTCCTCATTTGCGTATCTGCTATTGCATTGCGAATGCTGCAAACAGGCTATAAGTTAAAGCATTAATCAGTTTTAGGAGATTGTGATGTTGCCCACCCCCGAGCAAATTGAAAGCTATATTCAGCAAGGTATTGCTTGCACGCATATTCAGGTTGAGGGCGATGGCCAACACTTCTTTGCAACCATCGTGAGCCCTGATTTTGTCGGCAAGCGTCTGGTGCAGCGTCATCAATTAGTCTATGCCGCAATGGGCGATCGCATGAAAGCAGAAGTACATGCGCTTTCGATAAAAGCATTTACTCCCGAAGAGTTTGAGCAGAATCATGGATAAATTGCGTATGGTGGGCGGCACCCCACTCAAGGGAGAGGTTGTGATAGCGGGGGCAAAAAATGCAGCTCTCCCGATTTTGTGTGCCTGCTTGCTAACAGATCAAGCCATTACCTTGCATAACGTTCCTGAATTGCAAGATGTCAGAACGATGCTAAAACTGTTGCAAGAAATTGGTGTAACTGTTGAGTATCCAGATCACAATGATCGCACGCATCTCAAACTCAATGCCGCCAATATCAAAAGCTCCGAAGCAACTTATGAAATGGTGAAAACCATGCGCGCTTCGATCTTGGTGCTGGGTCCATTGCTTGCCCGCATGCATAGCGCTAAAGTCTCTTTGCCTGGAGGCTGTGCGATTGGTGCGCGTCCAGTAGATCAGCACATCAAGGGTTTGAAGGCGATGGGCGCAAGGATCAAGATTGAGAGCGGCTATATTCAGGCAGAAACTCAGCCGCCACTGAATCGTTTATTGGGTGCATCGATAGTGACCGACATGATTACCGTTACTGGTACCGAAAATCTGTTGATGGCTGCTACTTTGGCCTCAGGCACTACCGTTTTAGAAAATGCTGCTCGCGAGCCAGAGGTGAGCGATCTTGCTGAGCTGCTCGTCAAAATGGGAGCAAAGATCTCTGGAATTGGAACTGATCGCCTGATCATTGAAGGTGTTGAAAGTCTGCATGGAGCCGAACATTCTGTAATTCCCGATCGGATTGAAGCGGGTACCTTTCTGTGTGCAGTAGCAGCAGCTGGTGGAGAAATTACTTTGAAGCACTGCCGTCCAGATACATTGGATGCGGTAATCGTCAAACTCAAAGAAGCGGGCCTCAAAATAGAAGTGGGTGCCGATTGGATGAAGGCTTCGATGCATTCTCGTCCAAAGGCGGTGAGCTTTAGAACTTCCGAATACCCAGCCTTTCCAACGGATATGCAGGCACAGCTGATGGCGGTTAATGCACTTGCTTCAGGAAGCGCCAGTATTACCGAAACCATTTTTGAGAATCGCTTCATGCACGTTCAAGAGCTCAACCGCTTGGGGGCAGATATTGCGATTGAGGGCAACACTGCGATAGCGCAGGGAGTTGAACAGCTTTCAGGAGCTATCGTCATGGCCACGGACTTGCGGGCTTCGGCAAGTTTGGTGATTGCTGGCTTGGCTGCTCAAGGGGAAACCCAGGTTGACCGAATCTATCACCTGGATAGGGGTTATGACCGCATGGAGCAAAAGCTGACCCTCCTGGGGGCTAACATTCAGCGCGTTAAGTAAGGCTGATGGATAATTAGTCCATGAAGTTGACTCTAGCCCTCTCAAAGGGGCGCATTTTCGAAGAAACCGCTGAGATCTTGTCCAAGGTCGGCATTCGGCCGCTGGAGGATCCTGAGAAGTCACGCAAACTCATTATTGAAACCTCTAATCCTGACGTGCGCTTGATTATTGTGCGCGCCTCAGATGTGCCAACCTATGTGCAATTTGGTGGCGCTGACTTTGGAGTGGCTGGCCTCGATATTTTGATGGAAAAAGGCGTCGATGGGCTATATGTGCCATTTGATCTCAATATTGCCAAGTGTCGAATGTCTGTAGCAGTGCGCGAGGGATTTGACTATGCTGTTGCAGTCAAGCAAGGGTCTCGTTTACGAGTGGCCACAAAGTATGTCAATTGCGCACGTGAACACTTTGCCAATAAAGGTGTTCATATCGATACGATTCAGCTTTACGGTTCGATGGAGCTGGCACCCTTGGTTGGTTTAGCCGATGCGATCGTAGACTTGGTTTCTACTGGAAATACCTTGCGTGCAAACGGTTTGGTAGAAGTCGAACCGATCGCCGATATCAGTGCACGTTTAATTGTCAATCAAGCCTCCTATAAACGGAAGCGCGATCAACTGCAGCCCTTTTTTGAGCAACTGAAGTAAAACAATGACTGTAGCAATTCCAATTCAGCGCCTCAATAGTCTAGATGCGAACTTTAAAGAAAAATTATTGGGCAGCCTGTCTTTGCCAATGGCTGATGATGCAGCGATTGATTCGGCTGTAGTCAATATTCTCAATCAAGTGAAGTCTGACGGTGACACTGCTGTCTTGGGTTTTACAAAACAATTTGATCGCCTCAATGTCAACAGTGTCGCTGACTTAGAGATTCCTAAGAAAGATCTTGAGGCCGCCTATCTGCAATTGTCATCAGAGCAAAAAAATGCCTTAGATATTGCAGCGCAGAGAGTGCGGATTTATCACGAGCAACAGAGAAAAGAAGCGGGTTGCCATTCTTGGGAATACACCGAGAAAGACGGTACTCGCTTAGGGCAAAAAGTGACACCTCTGGATCGGGTGGGCATTTATGTGCCAGGTGGTAAAGCCGCATACCCCTCATCGGTATTAATGAATGCGATACCTGCAAAAGTTGCTGGTGTTCAAGAAGTCATAATGGTGGTGCCCACTCCTGATGGAGCCCGCAACTCTCTAGTATTAGCGGCTGCATGGATCTCTGGAGTTGATCGGGTCTTTACGATTGGTGGCGCGCAAGCAGTTGCGGCTTTGGCTTATGGTACTAAAACGATTCCTTCAGTGGATAAGATTGTTGGTCCTGGCAATGCGTATGTCGCTGCAGCTAAGCGCCGCGTATTTGGTACGGTTGGCATCGATATGATTGCAGGCCCATCGGAAATTTTGATTCTGTGTGATGGCTCGATTGATCCTGATTGGATTGCGATGGATTTATTCTCACAAGCTGAGCATGATGAATTGGCTCAGTCAATTTTGCTATGTCCAGATGCAGCATTTATTGAAAAAGTACAAACCAGTATTGATCGGTTATTGCCTGAGATGCCCAGAAAGCAAGTCATCGAGACTTCATTGAAGAACCGCGCTTTACTGATTCAAGTCAAAGATATGAATGAGGCTTGCGAGATTGCCAATGCTATTGCAGCTGAGCACTTAGAGATTTGTGCGGCTGAGCCTCGCACATGGGCTGAGAAGATTCGCCACGCTGGCGCTATCTTTATGGGTAACTATACGAGTGAATCGCTAGGTGATTATTGTGCTGGTCCGAATCACGTATTGCCAACCGCTCGTACAGCACGCTTTTCTTCCCCCTTGGGCGTTTACGATTTCCTCAAGCGCTCAAGCATGATTGAGGTCAGTGAAGCAGGCGCACAGACTTTAGGTCAAGTAGCCAGTACTCTGGCTCATGGTGAGGGTCTGCAGGCACATGCGCGTGCGGCAGAGATGCGGCTCAAGAAGTAAGCAAACACTAATTCAAGATTTCTTGCAGTGCTGAGAGTAATTCTTGGATTTGCTCATCCGTACCAATGGTGATTCTCAAGAAATCCGCAATACGTGGAGTCTTAAAGTGGCGCACGATAATGCCGCGTTCACGAAGCGCTTGATAGAGTTTTTCGCCAGCATGTTTTGGATGCTTAGTTAGAATAAAGTTGGCGCTTGAAGGTAAAGTGTCAAAACCTAAAGCGCTAAGCGCTTCAATTAATTGCTCACGTGTTTGCATCACTTTTGAACAGGTGCGCTCAAGATAGGCTTGATCTTCGATCGCGGCAACTGCCCCAGCCTGAGCGAGCCTGCCCAATGGGTAGGAGTTAAAACTATCTTTGACTCTTTCTAGTCCGGCGATCAAATCGGGATGTCCCACTGCAAAGCCAACCCGCAGACCTGCTAAAGCCCGTGATTTCGATAGGGTGTGCACCACGAGTAAATTTTCTGGGCAGTTGGGTCCACGCAAAAGTGGAATGGAAGATTCGGTTCCGTAATCCACGTAGGCTTCATCGATGACTAAAATAGAGCCTGAATTTCTTTTTAGTAGGGCTGCAATCTCCGTACGCGGAATAGATCGACCAGTAGGCGCATTGGGATTAGGAAAAATAACTCCGCCATTAGGCACTTCGTAGTCAGTGATATTGATCTGGAATTCTGGGCCCAATGGAATCGTTTGATATTCAATCTCATAGAGTTTGCAATAAACGGGGTAAAAGCTATAGGTGATATCTGGAAATAAGATGGGCTGCTTTTGCTTGAATAGTGCTAAAAATAGATGTGCCAGAACTTCGTCAGAGCCATTGCCAACAAATACTTGATTTGCTTCTAGCCCATGTAGCTTTGCAATCGCAGCCTTGAGGGCTTTGCTCTCAGGATCAGGATACAGTCGAAGATCATCAGTAGTCTGACTTTGAATCGCGGTCAATGCTTTAGGAGAGGGACCATAGGGGCTCTCATTGGTATTGAGCTTAACCAAGCGCTGCATTTGCGGCTGCTCCCCCGGAACATAGGGCGTGAGGGTTTCTACAACGGGGCTCCAAAAACGGCTCATGGGGTACTCAAGTCAATGATTAAAATTAAATTCAGGGTTAAACCAGTGAATTACGCTATTTCTATATCTAGTAGGAATGATATTATGAGGCTTCATTCAACACTTCGCCTCACGGCGCCATGAAGTATGCGGCAAGCTGACGTTACCCGAAACACTTCGGAAACCAAAATTGATATTTCCATTAACTTGGATGGAACTGGTAAGGCTGAATTAGCCTCAGGCGTCCCTTTTTTGGATCACATGCTTGATCAAATTGCACGCCATGGAATGATTGATCTTAAAGTGCTTGCAAAGGGTGATACCCATATTGATGACCACCATACCGTTGAGGATGTCGGCATTACTTTGGGTCAGGCTTTTGCAAAAGCGGTTGGCGATAAAGCGGGTATTACGCGTTATGGTCACTCTTATGTCCCTTTGGATGAAACCTTATCCAGAGTCGTGATTGATTTTTCTGGCCGTCCCGGCTTGGAATTTAACGTACCCTTTACACGTGCCCGAGTGGGTGATTTTGATGTGGATCTGAGTATTGAGTTTTTCCGTGGCTTCGTGAATCACGCCGGGGTAACTTTACACATCGACAATATTCGGGGCATTAACGCCCATCACCAGATTGAGACAGTCTTCAAGGCCTTTGGTCGTGCATTAAGAATGGCTTTGGCGATTGACCCCCGTGCTTCGGGCGCTGTTCCCTCAACCAAAGGCAGCCTCTAATCCAGAACTTGCTGGACAGAAGACTAAACGGAAAATAGGTTAAAAGTTGGCGCAAACCATTGCGATCGTCGATTACGGAATGGGCAATCTTCGTTCTGTGTATCAAGCTTTTCATCACGTTGCCCCTGATGCCAATATTGTGTTGATTCAGCGACCTGAGGAAATTGCTCGGGCCCAGAGGGTGGTTCTGCCTGGTCAGGGCGCCATGCCGGATTGCATGAAGCAACTAACAGACTCCGGCTTGTTGGAGGCGGTTTTGGAGGCCGCCAAAAATAAGCCTTTACTGGGTGTTTGTGTTGGCGAACAAATGCTTTTTGATCAAAGCGCTGAGGTTCGCCCTGGTTCTCCGTTCACGACTTGCTTGGGTTTAATTCCAGGAGAGGTGCGTCGTTTCGAATTGCAAGGACAAAAACAAGCTGATGGCTCTGATTACAAAGTCCCCCACATGGGCTGGAATCAAGTCCGTCAGGATATCGCCCACCCGCTTTGGGCAGGTATTCCGGATTTGACGAGTTTCTATTTTGTGCATAGCTACTATGTGGTGCCAAAAGAGGTGAAAAATATTGCCGGTTCAACCGAGTATGGGAACTGGTTTACTTCTGTAGTAACGCGAGATAATATTTTCGCTACGCAGTTTCATCCAGAAAAGAGTGCAGAATATGGGCTGCGACTGTATAAAAACTTTGTTTCTTGGCAACCTTAAAACTTTGACATGCTGCTGATTCCTGCAATTGACTTAAAAGATGGCCACTGCGTTCGATTGGAGCAGGGCGACATGGATAAGGCTACGGTTTTTTCTGAAGATCCAGGTGCGATGGCTAAGCATTGGATTGCTAAAGGCGCACGTCGTCTGCATTTGGTAGATCTAAATGGCGCCTTTGCTGGCAAGCTAAAAAATGAAGCAGCGATTAAGGCTATTCTTAAAGCTGTCGGTGATGAGATTCCGGTACAACTCGGTGGCGGCATTCGTGATTTAGAAACCATTGAGCGATTATTGGATGATGGCATCAGCACAGTCATTATCGGTACCGCTGCCGTAAAAAATCCTGGTTTCTTGCAGGATGCTTGCACCGCTTTTCCAGGACACATCATGGTTGGCTTGGATGCACGTGATGGTAAGGTGGCAACCGACGGCTGGAGCAAGATCACTGGTCACGAAGTCATTGATCTCGGTAAAAAATTTGAGGACTACGGCGCTGAAGCCATTATCTATACTGACATTGGTCGTGATGGCATGCTCAAGGGCGTGAACCTCGAGGCAACAGTGAAGCTGGCGCAAGCTGTTCGTATACCGGTGATTGCGAGTGGTGGCTTATCTAATAACAAAGATATTGAAGCGCTCTGCGCAGTAGAAGAAGAGGGCGTGATGGGTGTGATTGCAGGACGCTCGATTTATGCTGGCGATCTTGATCTCACCGCTGCACAAAAATATGCAGATGAGATGACACTCAAATACGCTAAGAAAATTAGCTAGTAACAGTGCTCACTAAAAGAATTATTCCTTGCCTAGATGTGACTGCAGGCCGCGTTGTTAAGGGCGTGAACTTTGTTGGCCTGCGTGATGCTGGTGATCCCGTTGAGATTGCTCGACGTTACGATACGCAAGGCGCAGATGAGCTCACTTTCTTAGACATCACTGCGACATCCGATGGGCGCGATCTGATTCTGCACATCATTGAAGATGTTGCTTCCCAGGTTTTCATTCCGCTGACGGTTGGTGGTGGTGTGAGAGCGGTAGCTGATGTACGCCGCTTACTGAATGCCGGTGCAGATAAAGTGAGCATGAATTCCTCCGCAGTGGCCAATCCCGATTTAGTTTCAGATGCTGCTGCTCATTATGGTTCTCAATGCATTGTGGTGGCAATCGATGCTAAGCAAACAGCAGGTGGTACTTGGGAAGTATTTACCCATGGTGGCAGAACTGCTACGGGTATTGATGTCGTTGCTTGGGCCAAAGAAGTGACCGAGCGTGGTGCTGGGGAAATTTTATTAACCAGCATGAATCGCGATGGCAGTAAAGATGGTTTTGATCTTGAGCTAACTGCCGCAGTTAGCAAAGCCGTGAGTGTGCCCGTAATCGCTTCTGGCGGTGTTGGCAATCTTCAGCATTTGGTGGATGGCATCACCAAAGGCCACGCCGATGCAGTCCTCGCTGCAAGTATTTTTCATTATGGGGAATTCACAGTTGGGCAAGCAAAAGAATATATGGCCAGTCAAGGAATCCCAGTGCGCATTTAGCAGTAAAGTAAGACTATGAGCACATTTACCCCTAATCAATCCTTGCAGGCGGATGGCTGGCTGGATGCCATTTCCTGGAATGAACAAAGCCTCGTGCCAGTCATTGCCCAAGAAGTGGGCAGTAAAGATGTCTTAATGATGGCCTGGATGAATCGAGACGCCTTGCTTGAAACATTGCGTTTAGGTGAGGCTGTCTATTGGAGCCGCTCAAGGCAAAAACTGTGGCACAAGGGGGAGGAATCTGGCCATACTCAAAAAGTCAGAGAAATTCGTTTGGATTGTGACGGCGATACGATTTTGCTTCTAGTAGAGCAAAAAGACGGAATTGCTTGCCATACGGGTGAGCACAGCTGTTTCTTCCTCAATTGGAATAGTGCTAAATCGGCTTGGGTAGATGAATCAAAAGCTGGCAAGTAAGCCCTAGCCTGACAAAAGACATAAAATTGAGGCATGAATAATTCAGCAAAATCGGGATCAAACCTGGACACGGCCTTAGCCCATTTGGCTGATGTCGTGGATCAGCGTCGAGATGCATTCAAGGGTGGCCAGATTGACCCCAAGACTTCCTATACCGCTTTGCTCTTCTCAAAGGGCGATGATGGAATCTTGAAGAAAATCGGTGAAGAGGCAACCGAGGCGGTCATGGCGGCTAAAGATGCTCGTCAGTCTCAGCTTGCCCCAGAGCAGCAAAAACGCTTAGTTGGTGAAATGGCAGATCTCTGGTTTCATTGTTTGGTTGCTTTATCCCAATTTAATTTACGACCAGAGGATGTGATTGCTGAGCTAGAGCGTCGCCTAGGAACATCAGGCATTGAAGAAAAGGCTGCTCGCAAAGCGATAGGTCAAGAGTAAAGCAGATGAGCCACGATCCTAATTGCCTATTTTGTAAGATTGCCCAAGGTCTGATTCCTTCGCAAAAGGTCTATGAAGACGAGGAAATCTTTGCCTTTAAGGACATTAATCCAGGTGCCCCAATCCATTTCTTAATGATTCCGAAGAAACATATTCCGATGTTGGAGGCTGCACAGAGTCAAGATGTGCCTTTGCTCGGTAGAATGATGGAATTAGCACCTCGTCTTGCTAAAGAGCAGGGTTGTCGTCCTGGAAAAGAAGGCGGCTTTAGGGTGATGGTCAATAATGGCGCAGATGGTGGACAAGAGGTCTATCACCTGCATTTACATGTTTTGGGCGGTCCACGCCCCTGGAAAAAATAATCCAAGGAGAAAATGATGGGTTCATTCAGTATTTGGCATTGGTTAATTGTTTTGGTGATTGTGATGTTGGTTTTTGGTACCAAAAAATTACGCAATATTGGTCAAGATCTTGGCGGCGCAGTCAAAGGTTTCAAAGACGGCATGAATAGTGCCGATACAACTAAAGAACAAATCCCTCAAAGTGGCACAGCTACAGATAAAACGGTTGATGTGCAAGCTAAAGATCTGAATAAGTGACCTTATTAGCATTAATGAGTTCACATGATTGATCTTGGGGTTTCCAAACTTGCGCTGATTGCGGTCGTTGCTTTAATTGTGGTCGGCCCAGAGCGCTTACCTAAAGTGGCGCGCGTCGCAGGGAACTTATTTGGACGCGCTCAGCGTTACATGTCTGAGGTTAAATCAGAAGTCAACCGTCAAATGGAGATGGAAGAGTTCAGAAAATTGCGGGAAGACAGTGTGGCAGCCCTTAAAGAGGTTGAGAATAGTATTCATTCCACTGCACAAGAGGTGACGACGCATTTAAGTGATCAAGCCGATATTGGCTTGGCAAGCTCAACGAACTTCTCCGAGGCTATTCCTAGCGAGCAAGATGTGATTCGGAGAACGCAACGTCAAGGTAGAAATAGTTGGGCAAATAAAAGAGCAGCAAGACCTTTGTGGTTTAAACGGTCTGCTGGAATTCGGGCACGCGTGCAATCTGGCGCAGCTAGAATGAAGCGCTTTCACCATAGCGCCATCAAGTAAACCCATTTTTAGCTCTACATGACCGAAAACCACTCCACTGAAGAATCTGGATTGCAAGAATCCTTTTTATCGCATTTATTTGAACTGCGGGATCGAATTATCAAAGCGGGCCTAGCCATTGTGATTGTGTTTGCTGGCTTGGTGTATTGGGCGCCAGATATCTTTCATCTTTTTGCTCAACCCTTACTCAATGCATTGCCTGCTGGCGGCAAAATGATTGTGACTGATGTGACGGGTTCTTTCTTTGTGCCCATGAAGGTCACCATGTTGGCTGCTTTTATGATCGCATTGCCGGTCGTGATGTATCAGCTGTGGGCGTTTATTGCCCCTGGCCTCTATTTGCATGAACGTAAATTAATTGTCCCCTTAGTCATTAGTAGCTACACCTTGTTTATTGTCGGGATGGCTTTTGCTTATTTCTTGGTTTTTCCAACGGTTTTTAAATTTATGGCGAGTTACAACGCCCCACTGGGCGCTGAAATGTCGACTGACATTGATAACTATCTAAGTTTTGCCATGACCAGCTTCTTGGCATTTGGCATTACGTTTGAGGTGCCAGTGGTAGTCGTAGTCTTGGTCCGCATGGGAATGGTTACCCTGGCGAAGTTGAAAGAGATTCGCCCTTACGTGATTGTGGGGGCCTTCATTATTGCAGCGGTAGTCACGCCGCCAGATGTACTGTCTCAGCTATTGC
This genomic window contains:
- the hisA gene encoding 1-(5-phosphoribosyl)-5-[(5-phosphoribosylamino)methylideneamino]imidazole-4-carboxamide isomerase, translating into MLLIPAIDLKDGHCVRLEQGDMDKATVFSEDPGAMAKHWIAKGARRLHLVDLNGAFAGKLKNEAAIKAILKAVGDEIPVQLGGGIRDLETIERLLDDGISTVIIGTAAVKNPGFLQDACTAFPGHIMVGLDARDGKVATDGWSKITGHEVIDLGKKFEDYGAEAIIYTDIGRDGMLKGVNLEATVKLAQAVRIPVIASGGLSNNKDIEALCAVEEEGVMGVIAGRSIYAGDLDLTAAQKYADEMTLKYAKKIS
- the tatA gene encoding Sec-independent protein translocase subunit TatA — protein: MGSFSIWHWLIVLVIVMLVFGTKKLRNIGQDLGGAVKGFKDGMNSADTTKEQIPQSGTATDKTVDVQAKDLNK
- a CDS encoding ABC transporter permease: MSSVMEKNTLKYGSGFPTLLRKEIKRFYKVAFQTVAAPVLTAILYLMIFGHVLEGKEVYGHISYTAFLIPGLVMMSLLQNAFANTSSSLIQSKLTGNLVFILLTPLSHFEFFSAYVLAAVFRGVVVGFGVFLITAWYGLPALEYPLWIMIFAFLGAAVLGSLGLIAGIWADKFDQLAAFQNFFIMPATMLSGVFYSIHSLPPIWQAISRFNPFFYMIDGFRYGFFGVSDVSPWTSLTIIGSFLICVSAIALRMLQTGYKLKH
- the hisF gene encoding imidazole glycerol phosphate synthase subunit HisF, which produces MLTKRIIPCLDVTAGRVVKGVNFVGLRDAGDPVEIARRYDTQGADELTFLDITATSDGRDLILHIIEDVASQVFIPLTVGGGVRAVADVRRLLNAGADKVSMNSSAVANPDLVSDAAAHYGSQCIVVAIDAKQTAGGTWEVFTHGGRTATGIDVVAWAKEVTERGAGEILLTSMNRDGSKDGFDLELTAAVSKAVSVPVIASGGVGNLQHLVDGITKGHADAVLAASIFHYGEFTVGQAKEYMASQGIPVRI
- a CDS encoding phosphoribosyl-ATP diphosphatase gives rise to the protein MNNSAKSGSNLDTALAHLADVVDQRRDAFKGGQIDPKTSYTALLFSKGDDGILKKIGEEATEAVMAAKDARQSQLAPEQQKRLVGEMADLWFHCLVALSQFNLRPEDVIAELERRLGTSGIEEKAARKAIGQE
- a CDS encoding histidine triad nucleotide-binding protein, yielding MSHDPNCLFCKIAQGLIPSQKVYEDEEIFAFKDINPGAPIHFLMIPKKHIPMLEAAQSQDVPLLGRMMELAPRLAKEQGCRPGKEGGFRVMVNNGADGGQEVYHLHLHVLGGPRPWKK
- the hisD gene encoding histidinol dehydrogenase, whose product is MTVAIPIQRLNSLDANFKEKLLGSLSLPMADDAAIDSAVVNILNQVKSDGDTAVLGFTKQFDRLNVNSVADLEIPKKDLEAAYLQLSSEQKNALDIAAQRVRIYHEQQRKEAGCHSWEYTEKDGTRLGQKVTPLDRVGIYVPGGKAAYPSSVLMNAIPAKVAGVQEVIMVVPTPDGARNSLVLAAAWISGVDRVFTIGGAQAVAALAYGTKTIPSVDKIVGPGNAYVAAAKRRVFGTVGIDMIAGPSEILILCDGSIDPDWIAMDLFSQAEHDELAQSILLCPDAAFIEKVQTSIDRLLPEMPRKQVIETSLKNRALLIQVKDMNEACEIANAIAAEHLEICAAEPRTWAEKIRHAGAIFMGNYTSESLGDYCAGPNHVLPTARTARFSSPLGVYDFLKRSSMIEVSEAGAQTLGQVASTLAHGEGLQAHARAAEMRLKK
- the hisB gene encoding imidazoleglycerol-phosphate dehydratase HisB produces the protein MRQADVTRNTSETKIDISINLDGTGKAELASGVPFLDHMLDQIARHGMIDLKVLAKGDTHIDDHHTVEDVGITLGQAFAKAVGDKAGITRYGHSYVPLDETLSRVVIDFSGRPGLEFNVPFTRARVGDFDVDLSIEFFRGFVNHAGVTLHIDNIRGINAHHQIETVFKAFGRALRMALAIDPRASGAVPSTKGSL
- the murA gene encoding UDP-N-acetylglucosamine 1-carboxyvinyltransferase; the encoded protein is MDKLRMVGGTPLKGEVVIAGAKNAALPILCACLLTDQAITLHNVPELQDVRTMLKLLQEIGVTVEYPDHNDRTHLKLNAANIKSSEATYEMVKTMRASILVLGPLLARMHSAKVSLPGGCAIGARPVDQHIKGLKAMGARIKIESGYIQAETQPPLNRLLGASIVTDMITVTGTENLLMAATLASGTTVLENAAREPEVSDLAELLVKMGAKISGIGTDRLIIEGVESLHGAEHSVIPDRIEAGTFLCAVAAAGGEITLKHCRPDTLDAVIVKLKEAGLKIEVGADWMKASMHSRPKAVSFRTSEYPAFPTDMQAQLMAVNALASGSASITETIFENRFMHVQELNRLGADIAIEGNTAIAQGVEQLSGAIVMATDLRASASLVIAGLAAQGETQVDRIYHLDRGYDRMEQKLTLLGANIQRVK
- the hisC gene encoding histidinol-phosphate transaminase, encoding MSRFWSPVVETLTPYVPGEQPQMQRLVKLNTNESPYGPSPKALTAIQSQTTDDLRLYPDPESKALKAAIAKLHGLEANQVFVGNGSDEVLAHLFLALFKQKQPILFPDITYSFYPVYCKLYEIEYQTIPLGPEFQINITDYEVPNGGVIFPNPNAPTGRSIPRTEIAALLKRNSGSILVIDEAYVDYGTESSIPLLRGPNCPENLLVVHTLSKSRALAGLRVGFAVGHPDLIAGLERVKDSFNSYPLGRLAQAGAVAAIEDQAYLERTCSKVMQTREQLIEALSALGFDTLPSSANFILTKHPKHAGEKLYQALRERGIIVRHFKTPRIADFLRITIGTDEQIQELLSALQEILN
- the hisI gene encoding phosphoribosyl-AMP cyclohydrolase: MSTFTPNQSLQADGWLDAISWNEQSLVPVIAQEVGSKDVLMMAWMNRDALLETLRLGEAVYWSRSRQKLWHKGEESGHTQKVREIRLDCDGDTILLLVEQKDGIACHTGEHSCFFLNWNSAKSAWVDESKAGK
- a CDS encoding BolA family protein translates to MLPTPEQIESYIQQGIACTHIQVEGDGQHFFATIVSPDFVGKRLVQRHQLVYAAMGDRMKAEVHALSIKAFTPEEFEQNHG
- the hisH gene encoding imidazole glycerol phosphate synthase subunit HisH, whose product is MAQTIAIVDYGMGNLRSVYQAFHHVAPDANIVLIQRPEEIARAQRVVLPGQGAMPDCMKQLTDSGLLEAVLEAAKNKPLLGVCVGEQMLFDQSAEVRPGSPFTTCLGLIPGEVRRFELQGQKQADGSDYKVPHMGWNQVRQDIAHPLWAGIPDLTSFYFVHSYYVVPKEVKNIAGSTEYGNWFTSVVTRDNIFATQFHPEKSAEYGLRLYKNFVSWQP
- the hisG gene encoding ATP phosphoribosyltransferase produces the protein MKLTLALSKGRIFEETAEILSKVGIRPLEDPEKSRKLIIETSNPDVRLIIVRASDVPTYVQFGGADFGVAGLDILMEKGVDGLYVPFDLNIAKCRMSVAVREGFDYAVAVKQGSRLRVATKYVNCAREHFANKGVHIDTIQLYGSMELAPLVGLADAIVDLVSTGNTLRANGLVEVEPIADISARLIVNQASYKRKRDQLQPFFEQLK